The genomic segment CGCAACCCCGACCGCGTCGTCATCGGATCGGAAACGCCGCGCGCGGCCGCACTGTTGCGACAGGTCTACGGCGTCGGGAGTCAGCGGACCTTCGAAATGAGCCCGGAGAGCGCCGAATTGGCCAAGTACGCCAGCAACGCGTTCCTGGCCGTGAAGCTGTCCTACGCCAACTCGCTGGCCCGATTGTGTGCACACGCCGGTGCCGACATCGCGGACGTCACCCGCTGTATGGGCGCCGACGTGCGGATCGGCGGCCACTTCCTGCAACCCGGGCCCGGCTGGGGCGGATCCTGCCTTCCGAAGGACACCGCGGCACTGCTGCACGCCGGGCGCGACGCCGGGGTGGACCTTCCCGAGGTGGCGGCGGCGCGGACCACCAATGATGTTCAGGCCGAACGCATCGCAAGCACACTGCAGCGGCTGCTGCCCGACGCCCTGCCCGACGCGAGGATCACGGCGCTGGGCTTGACATTCAAGGCGAACACCACCGACGTCCGGGACTCACCGGCGCTGCGGGTCTGTGGCGGGCTGACGGCGGCCGGCGCTCAAGTGAGCGGGTACGACCCGCGACTGGGATCGATCGACCCGGCCACGCTGCACCGTTGCGGGGTGGTCGGCGTCGACGACCCCTACGTCGCCACCAAGGGCGCCAACGCGATCGTCGTGCTCACCGAGTGGTCGCAGTTTCGCGACCTGGACTGGCCGTCGATCGCCGAGCAGGCGCCCG from the Mycolicibacterium crocinum genome contains:
- a CDS encoding UDP-glucose dehydrogenase family protein; this translates as MSGVKVGVVGAGYVGLTTAVCLAERGLDTACVDLDAAKVDRLNAGDPVIDEPGLPLLLRSGLAARKLCFDTDYAALADCDVVFVCVPTPSGADGAADLRAVESAVDTLGRVLTAPAVVALKSTVPVGTTRRMAARLRDRGLSVASIPEFLRESHAIYDFRNPDRVVIGSETPRAAALLRQVYGVGSQRTFEMSPESAELAKYASNAFLAVKLSYANSLARLCAHAGADIADVTRCMGADVRIGGHFLQPGPGWGGSCLPKDTAALLHAGRDAGVDLPEVAAARTTNDVQAERIASTLQRLLPDALPDARITALGLTFKANTTDVRDSPALRVCGGLTAAGAQVSGYDPRLGSIDPATLHRCGVVGVDDPYVATKGANAIVVLTEWSQFRDLDWPSIAEQAPGAVVLDTRNLLSRDAIAGTGLRYLGNGTVGGY